The Mycolicibacterium mageritense genome contains a region encoding:
- the tenA gene encoding thiaminase II, translated as MHSAPEQQTWSARLWHDVESTFAAILAHPFVTGLTDGTLDDQVFAHYVAQDVHYLRDYARALAIVGAKAPTLADTAMFSRHAAEVFDVELQLHDELLPQLGLDPATLDAAPVAPTTRAYTSYLIATAYSGSFADGLAAVLPCYWIYAKVGAQLLEHGSPDRRYQSWIDSYGGEEFATTVAEVLAVTDRTGPTLTAADEAVARAHFTVTARYEWMFFDAAYRREQWPV; from the coding sequence ATGCACAGCGCACCCGAACAGCAGACGTGGTCGGCCCGGTTGTGGCACGACGTCGAATCCACCTTTGCGGCCATTCTGGCCCACCCGTTCGTGACCGGTCTCACCGACGGCACGCTCGATGATCAGGTGTTCGCCCACTACGTGGCCCAGGATGTGCACTATCTGCGGGATTACGCCCGCGCGTTGGCGATCGTGGGCGCCAAGGCCCCTACTCTGGCCGACACCGCGATGTTCAGTCGCCATGCCGCCGAGGTCTTCGACGTCGAACTGCAACTGCACGACGAACTGCTGCCGCAGCTCGGCCTGGATCCGGCCACCCTGGACGCGGCCCCGGTGGCCCCCACGACGCGCGCCTACACCAGCTACCTGATCGCCACCGCGTACAGCGGCAGTTTCGCCGACGGGCTCGCGGCGGTTCTGCCGTGTTACTGGATCTATGCCAAGGTCGGCGCGCAGCTGCTCGAGCACGGCTCACCTGACCGTCGCTATCAGAGCTGGATCGACAGCTACGGCGGCGAAGAGTTCGCCACGACGGTCGCAGAGGTGCTCGCGGTGACCGACCGGACCGGGCCGACGCTGACCGCGGCGGACGAGGCGGTAGCTCGGGCGCACTTCACCGTCACCGCGCGGTACGAGTGGATGTTCTTCGATGCGGCATACCGCCGCGAGCAGTGGCCGGTGTGA